In a single window of the Podospora pseudocomata strain CBS 415.72m chromosome 2 map unlocalized CBS415.72m_2, whole genome shotgun sequence genome:
- a CDS encoding uncharacterized protein (CAZy:AA7; COG:C; EggNog:ENOG503NXN6), with protein sequence MKSIFLAAGLLAAGTLAQDDSILGLDPNSATFSLESFLFGPRCKCFPGDSCWPSTNEWNNFNRTVGGKLIATVPLAQACHDPNYDPVRCQQLRDGWQMPDIHMNDSASIMAPFFANQSCDPFTAQGKPCTLGNYVRYAVAAETAQDIIATINFARRKNIRFVVRNTGHDYLARSTGAGALSVWTHKMKSIEWKNYNDKYYKGTAVKIGAGVQGFDLLNEGLKVNQIVVGGECPTVGPAGGYTQGGGHSALSTSFGLSADNTLEWEVVTASGQLLTASRTRNSDLYWALSGGGPGNYGVVVSVTLKTFPDSYVGGATVSFFAANNPTETFYKGIDAFHAALPAMVDAGTMVVYYFTSNFFMIAPVTAYNKTAAQVETIMAPFLANLTSLGVNFNAAYSESVNYYDHYDQYFGPLPIGAIQIGIAQYGGRLIPRDTFTKTPAKLSQTSRYIAEKGVTFIGVGTDVSSFGRNSANAVLPAWRKTLVHATLTTDWSFDPAKWNDMIANQKLMTEDIMPAIESITPNSGAYMNEADFQQPRFQREFFGTNYARLMAIKLRYDPEGFFYARNAVGSERWKVNEQTDGRMCKASIWW encoded by the exons GTGCTTCCCAGGCGACTCGTGCTGGCCCTCTACCAACGAGTGGAACAACTTCAACCGGACAGTCGGTGGAAAGCTGATCGCCACGGTCCCACTCGCCCAGGCCTGCCATGATCCCAACTACGACCCCGTCAGATGTCAACAATTGCGTGATGGCTGGCAGATGCCCGACATTCA CATGAATGACTCGGCTTCCATCATGGCCCCTTTCTTTGCCAACCAGAGCTGTGACCCCTTCACTGCTCAGGGCAAGCCGTGCACACTGGGCAACTATGTCAGATATGCAGTCGCTGCTGAGACTGCTCAGGACATCATTGCTACCATCAACTTTGCCAGGAGAAAGAACATCCGCTTCGTCGTCCGCAACACTGGTCATGACTACCTTGCCCGGTCTACCGGTGCCGGTGCTCTGTCTGTCTGGACCCACAAGATGAAGAGCATTGAGTGGAAGAACTACAATGACAAGTACTACAAGGGTACTGCCGTCAAGATCGGAGCCGGTGTCCAAGGCTTTGACCTTCTCAACGAAGGCCTCAAGGTCAACCAGATCGTTGTCGGTGGTGAATGTCCTACTGTCGGCCCTGCTGGTGGCTATACACAGGGTGGTGGTCACTCCGCCCTGAGCACATCTTTCGGTCTCTCCGCCGATAACACCCTCGAGTGGGAGGTCGTCACCGCCTCTGGCCAACTCCTCACCGCGTCCCGTACCAGAAACTCGGACCTCTACTGGGCTCTCTCCGGTGGTGGCCCTGGAAACTACGGCGTCGTCGTCAGCGTTACCCTCAAGACCTTCCCCGACAGCTACGTCGGCGGTGCCACcgtctccttcttcgccgccaacaaccccaccgaGACCTTCTACAAGGGCATCGACGCCTTCCACGCCGCCCTCCCCGCCATGGTCGACGCCGGCACCATGGTGGTCTACTACTTCACCTCCAACTTCTTCATGATCGCCCCCGTCACCGCCTACAACAAGACCGCTGCCCAAGTCGAGACCATCAtggcccccttcctcgccaacctcacctccctcggcgtcAACTTCAACGCGGCCTACTCCGAGTCGGTCAACTACTACGACCACTACGACCAATACTttggccccctccccatcggcGCCATTCAGATCGGCATCGCCCAGTACGGCGGCCGCCTCATCCCCCGCGACACCTTCACCAAGACCCCCGCCAAGCTCTCCCAGACCTCGCGCTATATCGCCGAGAAGGGCGTCACCTTCATCGGCGTCGGCACCGACGTCTCCTCCTTTGGCCGCAACTCGGCCAACGCCGTCCTCCCCGCCTGGAGAAAGACGCTCGTCCACGCCACTCTGACCACCGATTGGAGCTTTGACCCTGCCAAGTGGAACGACATGATTGCCAACCAGAAGCTCATGACCGAGGACATCATGCCCGCGATTGAGAgcatcacccccaactcGGGCGCGTACATGAACGAGGCCGACTTCCAGCAGCCGAGGTTCCAGAGGGAGTTCTTTGGGACTAATTACGCGAGGTTGATGGCCATCAAGCTGAGGTATGACCCCGAGGGGTTCTTTTACGCGAGGAACGCGGTGGGGAGTGAGAGGTGGAAGGTGAACGAGCAGACGGATGGGAGGATGTGCAAGGCTAGtatttggtggtga